One segment of Tetrapisispora phaffii CBS 4417 chromosome 1, complete genome DNA contains the following:
- the TPHA0A04040 gene encoding uncharacterized protein (similar to Saccharomyces cerevisiae MUM2 (YBR057C); ancestral locus Anc_3.269): MNYSQLNYDQQSMENSFNNLSFQKHHKSYGDKEDMNVPIFNQDSYRTNVGSQKFNYYNGNKESFSNKNNQNFIWRDETNNQQRNDFSYDTKENIGDKMYHDDEKIGADENLELMLHIKDAQIESLDNEIRKIKNILNEEVNKEQLIPQSNTSEQSLEIPQSLLHIFKRLSTALQETEFELEETNKVLESLLTAIALEPSNTSTKFGRYDVESLAHKMIVRIETLTSENQEMTKMIAYGRSKEKQIELELLKSENRNLKEQLLQLQDRESKQPSQDYRNQVENQAKSIKLKRT; encoded by the coding sequence ATGAATTACTCTCAATTAAATTATGACCAACAATCAATGGAAAACTCATTTAATAATCTATCATTCCAGAAACATCATAAATCGTATGGAGATAAAGAGGATATGAATGTGCCAATTTTTAACCAAGATTCATATAGGACCAATGTTGGAtctcaaaaatttaattactATAATGGCAACAAGGAATCCTTTAGTAATAagaataatcaaaatttcaTATGGCGAGATGAAACCAACAATCAACAACGAAATGATTTCAGTTATGATACTAAAGAGAATATTGGTGATAAAATGTACCATGACGATGAAAAAATCGGAGCCGATGAAAATTTAGAGCTCATGTTACATATCAAAGATGCACAAATTGAATCATtagataatgaaataaggaaaattaaaaatatcctTAATGAGGAAGTTAACAAGGAACAACTTATCCCCCAATCTAACACTTCCGAACAGTCTTTAGAAATCCCACAATCCTTATTgcatatatttaaaagacTATCAACAGCATTACAGGAGACCGAATTTGAACTGgaagaaacaaataaaGTTCTTGAGAGTTTATTAACTGCAATTGCATTAGAACCAAGTAATACCTCTACAAAATTTGGAAGGTATGATGTTGAATCTTTGGCGCATAAAATGATAGTAAGGATTGAAACTTTAACCTCTGAAAACCAAGAAATGACAAAAATGATTGCATATGGTAGATCAAAGGAAAAACAGATTGAATTGGAATTACTTAAATCTGAAAATAGGAATCTTAAAGAAcaattattacaattacaaGACAGGGAATCAAAGCAACCATCACAGGATTACCGTAATCAAGTAGAAAACCAAGCAAAGAGCATTAAACTTAAAAGaacataa
- the TPHA0A04030 gene encoding uncharacterized protein (similar to Saccharomyces cerevisiae AKL1 (YBR059C); ancestral locus Anc_3.273): MITTDGNRNNMVSCSNSRNASSRLASAAVSGNRPGSIEKYKQGTILTVGIRRIEILKYLTEGGFAQIYTVRFIEYLNEFDNDDAENDNNSRNLKIGDVACLKRVLVPDENGLSEMRNEVDVMKKLVNCPNIVQYYDSNASKIKDNSNIDTTNNNDNNKNTDLGFEILLLMEYCPNKSLLDFMNQRLTTKLTENEILKAMTDITTAVLQMHYLAQPLIHRDIKIENVLVDSNNNFKLADFGSTTKIQPPITTHQDIAILNKDIYMNTTPQYRSPEMIDLYKCLPIDEKSDIWALGVLLYKLLFYTTPFELTGQFAILHSKYEFPANNYSSKFINLIIIMLAENPNLRPNIFQVLYYLKSISNTMNSNNNEVQNTQVQFPDKYEQGPYNFEVYTKFQTNLTNLNNTMNSIQLKKFENNGKLDVNDNILLNKIYNSTFEVSTKLPLESSTETSRINNSLYQELASPNGIYMERISSAISNDERLFNNSSSTSNLSGAKIDEPPSNVAVNNIYLPVTAQRQKSQSSFSSNGGKSSRSIPKSDYVSEEFLANEKNTKSDNFTKQYKSNNPFPQLKQNNNDSNLNHGSQQMFIDADYIPSNVDAQTTKNNNIPNAQQKNISLNTRVQQQPMNIISPQFNNKQIFDFNTPFSPNVPVQRKGQNIASNQVEQNPIPNMLGSYSYSNNQQPFYNTSSVAASLQPQIDEDPREISDKALKAKSQSTVTPPIPPPPRPKAHKIIDTPRIEEEKNVYLRAKKETHNSHQPTNSTSPKFRKPSRNDLELTLNELHLTGETNSIDTPTSENTRHYDFEDSILSSESIDINLEDTKKKKTRQIFNTDQLRGLEEHGKANEHHQSKNLTKKYHSSDSKNKIDSSKENHNVSHNNSSTNLAVPEKKVGRRSLDLKYQEVHFSSPDLSGASRKKNAGQSQHNHFPVYEGNKKIHKSIYNERQMDNQHSSTYNKPNSSYANSQMRSYNQQSNNSNNNTSLARSNTRANHDLERYKEKSSNQSNSSISLGDVKNSFSRARQSLDLERMRRDNFQKTTESGSKRRSFFSSVFSKK, encoded by the coding sequence ATGATAACCACTGATGGGAATAGAAATAATATGGTAAGTTGTAGTAATTCCCGTAATGCTTCTTCAAGACTTGCATCTGCTGCAGTGTCAGGCAATAGACCAGGTTcgattgaaaaatataaacaagGGACGATCTTAACTGTTGGGATaagaagaattgaaattttgaagtATTTAACAGAAGGTGGCTTTGCTCAAATTTATACCGTCAGattcattgaatatttgaatgaatTCGATAATGACGATGCAGAAAACGATAATAATTCAAGGAATCTGAAAATTGGCGATGTTGCATGTTTGAAGAGAGTACTTGTTCCGGATGAAAACGGTCTTAGTGAAATGAGAAATGAAGTTGAtgtaatgaaaaaattggtTAATTGCCCTAATATTGTCCAATATTATGATTCAAATGCGTCGAAGATCAAAGATAACAGTAATATCGACacaacaaataataatgataataataaaaatacagaTTTAGGATTTGAAATCTTGTTACTGATGGAATATTGTccaaataaatcattattgGATTTTATGAATCAAAGATTAACTACAAAATTGACTGagaatgaaattttaaaagcAATGACAGATATAACGACTGCAGTCTTGCAAATGCATTATTTGGCACAACCTTTAATTCACAGAGATATAAAGATAGAAAATGTTCTAGTggattcaaataataactttaaaCTGGCAGATTTCGGTTCGACAACAAAAATTCAACCACCAATAACAACCCATCAAGATATTGCAATCCTGAATAAAGATATCTATATGAATACAACTCCACAATATAGATCACCGGAAATGattgatttatataaatgtttacctattgatgaaaaatcTGATATTTGGGCATTAGGTGTCTTATTGTATAAATTGCTATTTTATACAACTCCATTTGAATTGACTGGTCAATTTGCAATTTTGCActcaaaatatgaatttcctgcaaataattattcatcaaaattcattaatttaattattatcatgTTGGCCGAAAACCCTAATTTGAGACCTAATATTTTCCaagttttatattatttgaaatcaatatcTAATACTATGAATTCTAACAACAATGAGGTTCAAAACACACAAGTACAGTTCCCAGATAAATATGAACAAGGCCCATATAATTTCGAGGTTTATACTAAATTTCAAACAAATCTAACCAATTTGAATAACACAATGAATAGtatacaattgaaaaaatttgaaaataacgGTAAATTGGATGtgaatgataatattttactgaataaaatatacaattCAACTTTCGAAGTTTCAACAAAATTACCTTTGGAATCATCAACAGAAACTTCCAGAATTAACAATAGTTTATACCAAGAGCTAGCCTCACCAAATGGTATTTATATGGAGCGTATTTCTTCTGCAAtatcaaatgatgaaaGATTATTCAATAACAGTTCTTCAACCTCTAACTTATCTGGCGCCAAAATAGACGAACCCCCAAGCAATGTCGCGGTcaacaatatatatctacCTGTAACTGCACAAAGACAAAAAAGTCAAAGTTCATTCTCCTCAAATGGTGGTAAATCTTCAAGAAGTATTCCTAAATCAGATTACGTTTCAGAAGAGTTTTTAGCCAATGAAAAAAACACTAAGTCTGACAACTTTACCAAGcaatataaatcaaataatcCATTCCCTCAACTAAAACAGAACAACAACGACAGTAACCTAAATCATGGCTCACAACAGATGTTTATCGATGCTGATTATATACCAAGTAATGTCGACGCTCAGACGAcgaaaaataataacatacCAAATGCTCAACAGAAGAATATTTCTCTCAATACAAGGGTTCAACAACAGCCAATGAATATTATCTCTCCACAATTCAATaacaaacaaatatttgattttaatacGCCATTTTCGCCAAACGTTCCAGTTCAACGAAAAGGGCAAAATATAGCATCAAACCAAGTTGAACAAAATCCAATACCAAACATGTTAGGTTCTTATAGTTATTCCAACAATCAACAACCATTTTATAATACATCATCGGTTGCTGCATCCTTACAACCTCAGATCGATGAAGACCCAAGAGAAATATCTGATAAAGCGTTAAAAGCAAAATCTCAATCTACTGTAACCCCACCAATTCCACCGCCTCCACGCCCAAAAGCTCATAAAATTATAGACACACCTAGAATAGAGGAGGAGAAAAATGTGTATTTGAGAGCTAAAAAAGAAACTCATAATAGTCATCAACCTACTAACTCCACTTCTCctaaatttagaaaacCATCACGAAATGATCTAGAATTGACATTGAATGAATTGCATTTAACAGGCGAAACTAATTCCATCGATACGCCTACAAGTGAAAATACAAGACACtatgattttgaagattCTATTCTGTCAAGTGAGAGTATTGATATCAATTTGGAAGATActaagaaaaagaaaacaagacaaatttttaataccGACCAACTTCGAGGTCTCGAGGAGCATGGTAAAGCCAATGAACACCACCAGAGTAAAAATCtgacaaaaaaatatcattctAGTGATTCCAAGAATAAGATTGACTCTTCAAAAGAGAACCACAATGTAAGCCATAATAACAGCTCAACTAATTTAGCAGTACCAGAGAAAAAAGTAGGCCGTCGTTCATTGGATCTTAAATATCAAGAAGTTCATTTTTCTTCACCCGATTTATCAGGTGCTTCTAGGAAAAAGAATGCAGGTCAATCTCAACACAATCACTTCCCAGTTTACGAAGGAAATAAAAAGATACATAAATCAATTTACAATGAAAGACAAATGGACAACCAACACTCATCTACATATAATAAGCCAAACAGTTCATATGCCAATTCACAGATGCGTTCATATAATCAACAATCGAACAATTCGAATAATAATACGTCGTTAGCAAGAAGTAACACTCGAGCTAATCATGATTTAGAAAgatataaagaaaaaagcAGTAATCAAAGCAATTCTTCTATATCATTAGGTGATGTGAAAAATTCGTTTTCTAGAGCTAGACAATCTTTAGATTTAGAAAGAATGCGTCGTGATAATTTCCAGAAAACAACTGAAAGTGGTTCTAAAAGGcgttcatttttttcttctgtATTCTCGAAGAAGTGA